In Geminocystis sp. NIES-3709, a single genomic region encodes these proteins:
- a CDS encoding IS4 family transposase has translation MFQLPQDYQDNFKKQFNLPQYLTLCLLVNLLQNLKTVRLEEMAKLFPYPIKLRSRIKKLQRFLSLENWKIETIWFPILKSWIINNWESKKVIYLVIDRTQWQNINILMVSLVYNQRAIPIYFTLLDKKGSSNLLEQKQVLEPSINLLIEYKIIVLGDREFCSVDLAKWLSLEKQVYLSLRLKKSEYVELESDIWFRLSELGLCPGFSVYYRGIKVTKTKGFSGINLAAKWKKNYRNKSSKEPWFILTNLASMSETISAYSKRMGIEEMFRDLKLGGYNLESTKVNNERLISLIILITLSYSYSTFIGEEIKRKGISEYLVRPTEKGRKYKRNSDFSIGLNAIKWLSEICFFQEQLEELTSLFPQKHSYYRQGMRAISLIQSAL, from the coding sequence ATGTTTCAACTTCCCCAAGATTATCAAGATAATTTTAAAAAGCAGTTTAATTTACCTCAATATTTAACTCTTTGTCTTTTAGTTAACTTACTCCAAAATCTTAAAACTGTTAGGTTAGAAGAAATGGCAAAACTTTTTCCTTATCCGATTAAATTAAGAAGTAGAATTAAAAAGTTACAAAGATTTCTAAGTCTGGAAAATTGGAAAATTGAAACTATCTGGTTTCCTATTTTAAAATCATGGATTATTAATAATTGGGAATCGAAAAAAGTTATCTATTTAGTAATTGATAGAACACAGTGGCAAAATATTAATATATTGATGGTAAGTTTAGTTTATAATCAAAGAGCTATTCCCATTTATTTTACATTACTAGATAAAAAAGGAAGCAGTAATTTATTAGAACAAAAACAAGTATTAGAACCGAGTATTAATTTATTAATTGAATATAAAATAATCGTTTTAGGAGATAGAGAATTTTGCTCTGTAGATTTAGCAAAGTGGTTATCACTAGAGAAACAGGTTTATTTATCTCTACGTTTAAAAAAGAGCGAATATGTCGAATTAGAATCTGATATATGGTTTCGATTAAGTGAATTAGGTTTATGTCCTGGATTCTCTGTATATTATCGAGGAATAAAAGTTACAAAAACGAAGGGATTTTCAGGAATTAATTTAGCAGCAAAGTGGAAAAAAAATTATCGAAATAAATCTAGCAAAGAGCCATGGTTTATTCTCACAAATTTAGCAAGTATGTCGGAAACAATCTCCGCTTATTCCAAAAGAATGGGCATCGAAGAAATGTTTAGAGATTTGAAATTAGGCGGTTATAATTTAGAGAGTACAAAAGTCAATAATGAACGACTAATTTCTTTAATTATACTAATAACGTTATCCTATAGTTATTCAACATTTATAGGAGAAGAAATTAAAAGAAAAGGAATAAGTGAATATCTAGTTCGTCCGACTGAAAAAGGTAGAAAATATAAAAGAAATAGTGATTTTTCTATTGGTTTAAATGCCATAAAATGGCTAAGTGAAATCTGCTTTTTCCAAGAACAATTAGAGGAGTTAACCTCTTTATTTCCTCAGAAACACTCCTATTATCGTCAAGGTATGAGGGCTATTTCCCTTATCCAATCTGCATTATGA
- a CDS encoding glycosyltransferase family 4 protein, with protein MHIAWLGKKSPFCGNVTYSREITNALLDRGYQVSFLHFSQENEESSPENYLAEVNLPFLYKSQIYTIHAPKSSKILLRSLQELKPDLVHASLTLSPLDFTLPEVCQKLKIPLVATFHPPFDSRWRNIKSGTQYLTYQLYAPCLAKYDCTIVFSELQRDLLIKLGVPAEKLVIIPNGVDSQKYSPGKSYFKEQYPQEQIYVYQGRIATEKNVESLLKAWKQAEMNVSGKLIIIGDGNLTPTLKPLYNEVDGVIWLGAILDDQKRIDILRGADVFILPSLVEGLSLSLLEAMSCGLACVATDAGADGEVLAHAGIVLSTHEVTSQLKTILPLFVHHPEMITLLGKKARNRVLEKYTLNDNLQKLEELYRGGQVDKWK; from the coding sequence ATGCACATTGCTTGGCTAGGAAAAAAATCTCCTTTTTGCGGAAACGTTACCTATAGCAGAGAAATTACTAACGCTCTGTTAGATAGAGGCTATCAAGTTAGTTTTCTTCACTTTAGCCAAGAAAATGAAGAATCTAGCCCAGAAAACTATTTAGCAGAAGTTAATCTTCCTTTTCTCTACAAATCTCAAATTTATACTATTCATGCTCCTAAATCTAGTAAAATTTTATTACGATCGCTACAAGAATTAAAACCAGACTTAGTCCATGCTTCCTTAACTCTTTCTCCCCTCGATTTTACCCTCCCGGAAGTTTGTCAAAAATTAAAAATCCCCCTAGTGGCAACTTTTCATCCTCCCTTTGATAGTCGTTGGCGCAATATAAAATCTGGCACTCAATATTTAACTTATCAACTTTATGCACCCTGTTTAGCTAAATATGATTGCACGATCGTGTTTTCGGAACTGCAACGAGATTTACTCATAAAATTAGGAGTACCGGCTGAAAAATTAGTTATTATACCCAATGGAGTCGATAGTCAAAAATATTCTCCGGGTAAATCTTATTTTAAAGAACAATATCCTCAAGAACAAATATATGTTTATCAAGGAAGAATAGCCACAGAAAAAAATGTAGAATCCTTACTAAAGGCATGGAAACAAGCTGAAATGAATGTTAGCGGGAAATTAATTATTATTGGGGATGGTAATTTAACACCAACATTAAAACCTCTATATAACGAAGTAGATGGCGTTATTTGGTTGGGTGCGATTCTCGATGATCAAAAACGCATCGACATTTTAAGAGGTGCAGATGTCTTTATTTTACCTTCTCTAGTCGAAGGCTTATCTCTATCTTTACTCGAAGCAATGTCTTGTGGTTTAGCCTGTGTCGCTACTGATGCTGGTGCCGATGGAGAAGTTTTAGCTCATGCTGGTATTGTCTTAAGCACCCATGAAGTTACAAGCCAATTAAAAACGATTCTACCTTTATTTGTCCACCATCCAGAAATGATAACTTTGTTAGGAAAAAAAGCTCGAAATCGAGTCTTAGAAAAATATACCCTCAATGACAATCTCCAAAAATTAGAGGAACTCTATAGGGGTGGACAAGTGGATAAGTGGAAATAA
- the proB gene encoding glutamate 5-kinase — MSEIIVIKIGTSSLTRADSGNLALSTIASLVETLTSLRQKGYQVILVSSGAVGVGCARLNIIDRPKNINLKQAIAAVGQGRLIRVYDDLFNNLGQPIAQILLTRRDLMDRSCYVNANNTFNALLDLGVIPIVNENDTVATEELKFGDNDTLSALVASLVKADWLFLLTDVDKLYSADPRIVPSAVPIDLVNSQEFSQLQVEVTNSGSGWGTGGMVTKLRAARIASSAGVTTVITNGKNPDNIPRILAGESIGTKFTAQPKTENARKRWIANGLVTMGKIYLDDGAVKALCTKGKSLLAAGITKIEGEFSASEAVDLVNQEGQEIGKGIANYSHDELEKIKGQKSFDISTILGYYGVETVIHRDNLVIFE; from the coding sequence ATGTCAGAAATCATCGTTATCAAAATTGGTACATCTAGCTTAACTCGTGCAGATTCAGGCAATTTAGCTCTATCTACTATCGCTTCTCTAGTGGAAACTTTAACTAGCTTACGTCAAAAAGGCTATCAAGTTATTTTAGTTTCTTCTGGTGCTGTAGGAGTAGGTTGTGCTAGATTGAATATTATCGATCGACCAAAAAACATTAATCTCAAACAAGCTATCGCTGCGGTAGGGCAAGGCAGATTAATCCGAGTATATGATGACTTATTCAATAATTTAGGACAACCGATCGCTCAAATTCTCCTCACTCGCAGAGATTTAATGGACAGAAGTTGTTATGTTAATGCCAACAATACCTTTAATGCGTTACTAGATTTAGGGGTAATTCCCATCGTCAACGAAAATGATACCGTAGCGACAGAGGAATTAAAATTTGGAGATAATGACACTTTATCAGCTTTAGTGGCTAGTTTGGTGAAAGCAGACTGGTTATTTTTACTCACTGATGTAGATAAACTTTATTCTGCTGATCCTCGTATTGTACCCTCTGCTGTTCCCATTGATTTAGTTAACAGTCAAGAATTTTCACAATTACAAGTTGAGGTAACTAATAGTGGTAGTGGTTGGGGTACTGGGGGAATGGTAACAAAATTAAGAGCGGCGAGGATTGCCTCTAGTGCTGGAGTGACAACAGTAATTACTAATGGTAAAAATCCTGATAATATACCTAGAATTTTAGCAGGAGAGTCGATCGGGACAAAATTTACCGCTCAACCCAAAACGGAAAATGCCCGTAAGCGTTGGATAGCTAACGGATTAGTCACGATGGGGAAAATATATTTAGATGATGGAGCAGTTAAAGCTTTATGTACTAAAGGGAAGTCTTTATTAGCGGCAGGAATTACCAAAATTGAAGGAGAATTTAGTGCTTCCGAAGCGGTAGATTTAGTTAATCAAGAAGGGCAAGAAATTGGTAAAGGTATAGCAAATTATAGTCACGATGAACTAGAAAAAATTAAAGGACAAAAATCCTTCGATATTTCCACAATTCTGGGCTATTATGGTGTAGAAACTGTTATTCATCGAGATAACTTAGTGATTTTTGAATAA
- a CDS encoding M23 family metallopeptidase codes for MLNLIVKINRSISKLLKSKISLSLLITTLTLIIGYNFATTKSETSQAQAQTISVTASWRQASFPVENFQAYTSGFGYRTHPVTRQRQFHQGLDLAAPLGSYVRNWWSGQVVGLSDNTACGTMIKVQSGNWTHVYCHLMGSVENTSRGLVLIDRSGGIMLSLGQNIPAGARIGRVGMTGRTTGPHLHWGLMYNGNYIDPADVLRQMFAQRI; via the coding sequence ATGTTGAATCTGATAGTAAAAATAAATCGATCGATTTCAAAATTATTGAAGTCTAAAATTTCATTGAGTTTATTAATAACGACATTAACTTTAATTATTGGTTATAACTTTGCCACTACAAAATCAGAAACCAGTCAAGCTCAAGCTCAAACTATTTCTGTTACTGCTTCTTGGCGACAAGCATCATTTCCCGTAGAGAATTTTCAAGCCTATACTTCTGGTTTTGGGTATAGAACTCATCCAGTTACCAGACAAAGACAATTTCATCAGGGATTAGATTTAGCGGCACCATTAGGCAGTTATGTCCGCAATTGGTGGAGTGGACAAGTAGTTGGTCTATCTGACAACACAGCTTGTGGCACAATGATTAAAGTTCAATCAGGTAATTGGACTCATGTTTATTGTCATTTAATGGGTTCAGTCGAAAATACCTCAAGGGGATTAGTTTTAATCGATCGAAGTGGTGGTATTATGTTATCGCTAGGACAAAATATTCCTGCAGGGGCAAGAATTGGAAGGGTAGGAATGACGGGAAGAACTACAGGCCCTCATTTACACTGGGGTTTGATGTACAATGGTAATTACATCGATCCAGCAGATGTGTTAAGACAAATGTTTGCCCAAAGAATTTAA
- a CDS encoding TIGR03032 family protein: MSTPQPITITIVASRNFIDWLQSQQISLSFTTYQSSRLMFLGVNNEGGISGFERVFDRAMGLYSTCERIYLSSRYQIWQLDNVLESGQLYQGYDRLYIPRIAYTTGDIDIHDLVIDTSANSSKIIFISSTLNCIATVSDRHSCLPLWKPSFISSLTNEDRCHLNGLALVDGKPRYVTACSRSDVVDGWRDRRDNGGCVIDITTNEIIATGLSMPHSPRWYQGKLWVLNSGTGYFGYIDQKQGIFQPVTFCPGFLRGLAFIDNYAIVGLSKPRGGDKTFSGLTLETNLTGKDAEPRCGLMVIDLQKGEITDWVRLEGEVTELYDIQILPNVKHPYALGFYTDEISRIITLDPNSPLLRKKDVITSSQNDTQSILDQIYEQSS, encoded by the coding sequence ATGTCAACTCCCCAACCAATAACGATCACAATTGTAGCCTCTCGTAATTTTATTGATTGGTTACAATCTCAACAAATAAGTCTCAGTTTTACTACTTATCAAAGTTCTCGTCTCATGTTTTTAGGAGTGAATAATGAAGGTGGTATCTCTGGTTTTGAAAGGGTTTTCGATCGAGCCATGGGACTCTATAGCACTTGTGAGCGTATCTATCTTAGTTCTAGGTATCAAATTTGGCAGTTAGATAATGTTTTAGAATCAGGACAATTATACCAAGGATACGATCGATTATATATTCCTCGTATTGCTTACACAACGGGAGACATTGACATTCATGATTTAGTTATTGATACCTCAGCAAATTCCTCAAAAATTATTTTTATAAGTAGCACTTTAAATTGTATCGCTACTGTCAGCGATCGTCATAGTTGTTTGCCTTTGTGGAAACCCTCTTTTATTTCTAGTCTTACCAATGAAGATCGTTGTCATCTCAACGGATTAGCCTTAGTAGATGGAAAACCTCGTTACGTCACTGCCTGTAGTCGCTCAGATGTAGTGGATGGATGGCGTGATCGAAGGGATAATGGGGGTTGTGTGATTGATATAACAACGAATGAAATTATTGCCACAGGGTTATCGATGCCTCACTCTCCTCGTTGGTATCAGGGTAAATTATGGGTTTTAAACTCAGGAACAGGGTATTTTGGTTATATTGATCAAAAACAAGGTATTTTTCAACCTGTAACTTTTTGTCCTGGGTTTTTGCGAGGATTAGCTTTTATTGATAATTATGCCATAGTGGGATTATCCAAACCAAGAGGAGGAGATAAAACCTTTTCAGGGTTAACTTTAGAAACTAATTTAACAGGTAAAGATGCAGAGCCTCGCTGTGGTTTAATGGTTATAGATTTACAAAAAGGCGAAATTACGGATTGGGTGAGGTTAGAAGGAGAAGTCACCGAACTTTATGATATACAAATTTTACCAAATGTTAAACATCCTTATGCTTTGGGATTCTATACTGATGAAATCAGCAGAATTATAACTCTTGATCCTAATTCTCCCCTACTAAGAAAAAAAGATGTGATTACATCATCTCAAAATGACACCCAATCTATACTCGATCAAATTTATGAACAAAGCTCTTAG
- a CDS encoding glycosyltransferase family 4 protein, whose product MIPTISLLIASFLLSLLLVFLIIQNFSKQLLDIPNDRSSHVNPTPRGGGLGFVIAFTIGIIVIALLPVLPIKSDIFLPLILLPLTIIGFLDDRYNLPSRLRYGVQLAVAVFAVIRYGIFPLPFNNLGLAGIIIATILTVIGFTALINFYNFMDGLDGIVAGVCVVQFSFLAIYLQQYQWLILVSTLLGFLYWNWSPAKIFMGDVGSTFLGGAIAIVLLQNTDNINLSWSAIFITLPLVGDAIYTIFCRLIRKENIFEAHRTHIYQRLQQSGWSHQAVASTYILTTIVIAGLIYSFDIYGSLLSLLLTIILIALSENYLKLKVNYQ is encoded by the coding sequence ATGATTCCTACTATATCTCTTTTAATTGCTAGTTTCTTATTGAGTTTACTATTGGTTTTTCTCATTATCCAAAATTTTAGTAAACAACTGTTAGATATTCCTAACGATCGTAGTTCTCATGTAAATCCAACTCCCAGAGGAGGAGGTTTAGGATTCGTTATTGCTTTTACTATCGGGATAATTGTTATCGCCTTATTACCTGTTTTACCAATAAAATCTGATATATTTTTACCTTTAATCCTTCTACCTTTAACTATAATAGGCTTTTTGGACGATCGATATAATCTTCCTTCTCGTCTTCGTTATGGAGTACAATTAGCCGTTGCTGTTTTTGCTGTCATTCGTTATGGTATTTTTCCCCTACCTTTTAATAACTTAGGCTTGGCTGGTATTATTATTGCTACGATTTTAACGGTAATCGGATTCACTGCACTGATAAACTTTTACAATTTTATGGATGGTTTAGATGGTATTGTGGCAGGAGTTTGTGTTGTACAATTTTCTTTTTTAGCAATTTATTTACAACAATACCAATGGTTGATTCTTGTCTCTACTTTATTAGGTTTTTTGTACTGGAATTGGTCTCCAGCTAAAATATTTATGGGAGATGTCGGGAGTACTTTTTTAGGTGGAGCGATCGCGATCGTGCTACTTCAAAATACTGATAATATTAATTTATCTTGGTCAGCAATTTTTATCACTTTACCCTTAGTGGGAGATGCAATTTATACTATTTTTTGTCGTTTAATTAGGAAAGAAAATATTTTTGAAGCCCATCGTACGCATATATATCAACGACTACAACAATCGGGATGGTCTCATCAAGCTGTAGCATCAACTTATATATTAACCACGATCGTCATAGCTGGACTAATCTATTCTTTCGATATTTATGGTAGTTTATTGAGCTTATTATTAACAATAATTTTGATAGCTTTAAGTGAAAATTATCTCAAATTAAAAGTAAATTATCAATAA
- the sds gene encoding solanesyl diphosphate synthase — translation MTTATSLFDPVENDLLLLIDNLTSLVQAQHPILGAAAEHLFSAGGKRIRPAIVLLVSRATMIGLEITPRHRRLAEITEMIHTASLVHDDVVDDAELRRQVPTVNTLFGNRIAVLAGDFLFAQSSWYLANLDNLQVVKLLSEVIRDFAEGEIQQGLSCFDTDVTLEKYLQKSYFKTASLIANSGKAAAILSDVGEETANKIYSYGRNLGLAFQIVDDIFDFTASAEVLGKPVGSDLASGNLTIPILFAMEEKPSLKILIEREFSEEGDLQQALDLVNNSNGIEKSRALAYQYSQLALEDLKCLPKSPAKESLIDLTDYVLSRIK, via the coding sequence ATGACAACTGCAACCTCTCTATTTGACCCGGTAGAAAACGATTTATTATTACTAATAGATAACCTAACCAGTTTAGTACAGGCGCAACATCCCATTTTAGGTGCGGCAGCAGAACATTTATTTAGTGCGGGAGGTAAAAGAATCCGTCCTGCGATCGTGCTGTTAGTCTCTCGTGCTACTATGATAGGATTAGAAATTACTCCAAGACATAGACGATTAGCAGAAATAACTGAAATGATACATACTGCTAGTTTAGTCCATGATGACGTAGTAGATGATGCAGAGTTAAGAAGACAAGTACCAACCGTTAACACTTTATTTGGTAATCGCATCGCTGTATTAGCAGGAGACTTTCTTTTTGCACAATCTTCATGGTATTTAGCAAATTTAGATAATCTACAAGTAGTAAAATTATTATCTGAGGTGATTAGAGATTTTGCAGAAGGAGAGATTCAACAGGGATTAAGTTGTTTTGATACAGATGTAACACTAGAAAAGTATTTACAAAAAAGTTATTTTAAAACCGCTTCTTTAATAGCAAATAGTGGCAAAGCTGCGGCTATTTTAAGTGATGTGGGAGAAGAAACTGCAAACAAAATCTATAGTTATGGACGTAATTTAGGATTAGCGTTTCAAATAGTAGATGATATATTTGATTTTACCGCTTCTGCGGAGGTTTTAGGCAAACCTGTAGGTTCAGATTTAGCTAGTGGTAATCTCACAATTCCCATATTATTTGCAATGGAAGAAAAACCCTCTTTAAAAATTTTGATAGAGAGAGAATTTAGTGAGGAGGGCGACTTACAACAAGCCTTAGATTTAGTTAATAATAGTAATGGTATCGAAAAATCAAGAGCATTAGCTTATCAATATAGTCAATTAGCCTTAGAAGATTTAAAATGTTTACCTAAGTCTCCTGCGAAAGAATCTTTAATTGATTTAACAGATTATGTTTTGAGTCGTATTAAATAA
- a CDS encoding branched-chain amino acid transaminase has product MSDFLPIAYFEGKFIPFKEANISIATHALHYGTGAFGGLRGTINPSNPQQVLLFRLDRHCQRLSNSAKYLHYEVLPNKIEEVIKDFVGKNKPTKPFYIRPFVYTSDLGIAPRLHNIEKNFFVYGLEMGDYLSPDGISCRISSWYRQEDRSLPLRGKISGAYITSALAKTEAVDSGFDEAILMNSKGKVCEATGMNIFMVRNNKLITPSFDQDILEGITRDSILTIAKNLEIEIEQRDIDKTELFIADEVFLCGTAAKVTPVKRVENYYLPQEKNITLKIKEKLTAITENREPEYRDWITVIDV; this is encoded by the coding sequence ATGTCAGATTTTTTACCCATCGCCTATTTTGAAGGCAAATTTATCCCCTTTAAAGAAGCTAATATCTCGATCGCCACCCATGCGTTACACTATGGTACAGGAGCATTTGGAGGATTAAGAGGTACAATTAATCCTAGCAATCCTCAACAAGTGTTATTATTTCGTTTAGATCGTCATTGTCAAAGATTAAGTAATAGTGCAAAATACTTACACTACGAAGTATTACCTAATAAGATTGAAGAAGTAATAAAAGATTTCGTCGGCAAAAATAAACCAACAAAACCTTTTTATATTCGTCCTTTTGTTTATACCTCAGATTTAGGTATTGCACCAAGGCTTCATAATATTGAAAAAAACTTTTTTGTCTATGGTTTAGAAATGGGAGATTATCTTTCTCCCGATGGTATTAGTTGTCGTATTAGTTCATGGTATCGTCAAGAAGATCGTAGTTTGCCCTTAAGAGGTAAAATTAGTGGAGCATATATTACCTCCGCCTTAGCTAAAACTGAAGCCGTTGACAGTGGTTTTGATGAGGCAATTTTGATGAACTCTAAAGGTAAAGTATGTGAAGCTACTGGAATGAATATTTTTATGGTAAGAAATAATAAATTAATTACTCCTAGTTTTGATCAAGATATTTTAGAAGGAATTACTAGAGATAGTATTTTGACTATAGCAAAAAATTTAGAGATAGAAATTGAACAGAGAGACATAGATAAAACAGAATTATTTATAGCTGATGAAGTTTTTTTATGTGGTACTGCGGCAAAAGTTACCCCCGTTAAAAGAGTAGAAAATTATTACCTTCCTCAAGAGAAAAATATTACTCTAAAAATTAAAGAAAAATTAACTGCTATTACAGAAAATAGAGAGCCTGAATATAGAGATTGGATTACTGTTATTGATGTTTAA
- a CDS encoding amylosucrase yields the protein MYEQLSHSILNEILDQLKPEITDKELNHFYTRLGANFYSLFSLFQKLYGKRHDFKYQLLKLVEVMARQYIMRSSLLKQQDLAREKDFNWFLHQKWVGMTLYADGFAEDLPDLAKKIDYFTELGVNLVHIMPILECPKNASDGGYAVSNYHKIDERVGDLQDISIIANLMKERDILLVLDIVVNHTSNEHEWAEKARQGDRKYQDYYYIFNNREIPDMFEKTLPEVFPQTAPGNFTYDKEMGKWVMTIFNNYQWDLNYQNPAVFIEMLDILLFWANQGVDILRLDAVAFLWKKIGGSSQNEEEAHILLQLFKDCCQVTAPGTLFIAEAIVAPLEIVKYFGEDAINAKECEIAYNATFMALLWDAVATKNAKLIRQGVRNLPDKLERATWLNYIRCHDDIGLGFTDDDILQVGYEPRSHRQFLLNYFSGKFEDTAARGLLFGQNPKNNDARISGTLTSLIGLESALEENNQHKIDLSIQHIVLLHAMIFSFGGIPLIYYGDEIGTLNDYSFMGNLSKANDTRWAHRPKIDWQKAQKRKIEGSIEYTIFTALQRMIKVRKEISAFGDFNNRELINLSNPHLFAFLRLDIHGKNHILVIGNFDASYQYLNLAEMHHNLFRLNDMNNNIIIDLYSGESPTMFKDQLVLSPFRFYWLSIN from the coding sequence ATGTATGAACAACTATCTCACTCAATCTTAAACGAAATTTTAGATCAACTTAAACCAGAAATTACTGATAAAGAACTTAATCACTTTTATACTCGATTAGGTGCTAATTTTTATAGTCTTTTCTCTCTTTTTCAAAAACTCTACGGCAAACGTCACGATTTCAAGTATCAGTTACTAAAGCTAGTAGAAGTTATGGCACGTCAGTATATCATGCGATCGAGCTTACTTAAACAACAAGATTTAGCAAGGGAAAAAGATTTTAACTGGTTTCTCCATCAAAAATGGGTAGGCATGACACTCTATGCGGATGGATTCGCTGAAGACTTGCCCGATTTAGCCAAAAAAATTGACTATTTCACAGAGTTGGGGGTTAATTTAGTTCATATTATGCCTATCTTAGAATGTCCTAAAAATGCGAGTGATGGGGGTTATGCTGTCAGTAACTATCACAAAATTGATGAAAGAGTAGGAGATTTACAAGATATTTCAATTATTGCTAATTTGATGAAAGAAAGGGATATTTTACTCGTTTTAGACATCGTAGTAAATCATACCTCCAATGAACATGAATGGGCAGAAAAAGCACGACAAGGCGATCGAAAGTATCAGGATTATTACTATATATTTAATAATCGAGAAATTCCTGATATGTTTGAAAAAACCTTGCCTGAAGTATTTCCTCAAACTGCACCGGGTAACTTCACCTATGATAAAGAAATGGGTAAATGGGTGATGACAATATTTAATAACTATCAATGGGATTTAAACTATCAAAACCCTGCTGTTTTTATCGAAATGCTGGATATTTTACTATTTTGGGCAAATCAAGGAGTAGATATTCTGCGTCTCGATGCGGTTGCCTTCTTGTGGAAAAAAATTGGCGGTAGTAGTCAAAATGAAGAAGAAGCTCATATACTGTTACAACTATTTAAAGACTGTTGTCAAGTTACCGCACCCGGCACATTATTTATCGCAGAAGCCATTGTTGCACCTTTAGAAATTGTTAAATATTTTGGGGAAGATGCCATTAACGCTAAAGAATGTGAAATTGCTTATAATGCCACCTTCATGGCTTTGTTATGGGATGCAGTAGCCACGAAAAATGCTAAATTGATTCGTCAAGGGGTACGAAATTTACCAGATAAATTAGAACGAGCCACATGGTTAAATTATATTAGGTGTCATGATGATATAGGTTTAGGATTTACTGATGATGATATACTTCAAGTAGGATACGAGCCTCGATCGCATCGTCAATTTTTGCTTAACTACTTCTCCGGAAAATTCGAGGATACCGCCGCTAGAGGCTTATTATTTGGGCAAAATCCGAAAAATAATGATGCGCGTATATCTGGCACATTAACCTCTTTAATAGGCTTAGAAAGTGCCTTAGAAGAAAATAATCAACATAAGATTGATCTTAGCATTCAACATATAGTATTACTCCACGCCATGATTTTTTCCTTTGGTGGTATTCCTCTTATCTACTACGGTGATGAAATCGGCACTCTTAATGATTATTCTTTTATGGGAAACCTCAGTAAAGCTAATGATACTCGATGGGCGCATCGTCCGAAAATTGATTGGCAAAAAGCACAAAAAAGAAAAATTGAAGGCTCGATCGAATATACTATTTTTACGGCTTTACAAAGAATGATTAAGGTAAGAAAAGAAATATCTGCTTTTGGAGATTTTAATAATCGAGAATTAATTAATCTTAGCAACCCTCATTTATTTGCTTTTTTAAGATTAGATATTCACGGAAAAAATCACATATTAGTGATTGGAAATTTTGATGCTAGTTATCAATATCTAAACTTAGCAGAAATGCACCATAATTTATTTCGATTAAATGATATGAATAATAATATTATTATTGATCTATATTCTGGAGAATCTCCTACCATGTTTAAAGATCAATTAGTATTATCTCCATTCCGCTTTTATTGGCTATCAATTAATTAG
- the patD gene encoding heterocyst frequency control protein PatD, which produces MLPKSHQQELSIWLELLKSFDLLFFENSNNSLEVQQSWQKIQDYLHTRIMIFNSEDLTVNNRSLFQSWQRETYRYIRLLQTDFSFYQSAKQISTKQSRFLIIKQRLNEVINLTKNYGNFQ; this is translated from the coding sequence ATGTTACCAAAATCACATCAACAAGAATTGTCAATTTGGTTAGAGTTACTTAAAAGTTTTGATCTATTATTTTTTGAAAATAGTAATAATTCTCTGGAAGTTCAACAATCTTGGCAAAAAATTCAAGACTATTTACATACTAGAATTATGATTTTTAACAGTGAAGATTTAACCGTCAATAATCGATCATTGTTTCAATCTTGGCAAAGGGAAACTTATCGTTATATAAGACTTTTACAAACTGATTTTTCCTTCTATCAATCGGCTAAACAAATTAGCACAAAACAAAGTCGTTTTTTGATCATCAAACAGCGTCTTAATGAGGTTATAAATTTAACAAAAAATTACGGCAACTTTCAATAG